One stretch of Amycolatopsis tolypomycina DNA includes these proteins:
- a CDS encoding RHS repeat-associated core domain-containing protein, which translates to MGKTVNGTSGIFTWDDNKTPNVLTDGTNDYLYGPGGLPVEQIGAGGPSWFVHDGLGSTIGLLNAVGAVTGRYDYTPYGVATFTGTTSTPLQFTGQYTDTESHLLYLRARYYDPATALFLTVDPLVDRTGTPYAYAGDNPLVAIDPTGLGFWDIVTDVGEAVVIGAVDIGEEFLTDGAATPFLAEEDSAIAAGFSALRGLIGGYAKAEVLGNTINDLGCDSGGSAAAAGGVCTLRDDDGNVQYVGRTNNFGKRQSAQDPPDQPAERQPRKVPGSSLQVHWRARMTRRGAKQKYVEGDWVAVPLVGGGYALGVIARTTKKSQSTLFGYFFGPKRETLPSLSDAEGLRREDALWTSVFGDVGLYDGSWVVLGRLADWDRDAWRMPAFVHRDSLVGLFSLVEYPGDDPGERPSRRRITEEEARGLPESGSAGSGFVEQRLTKLLS; encoded by the coding sequence GTGGGCAAGACCGTCAACGGCACATCCGGCATCTTCACCTGGGACGACAACAAGACGCCGAATGTCCTGACCGACGGCACCAACGACTACCTCTACGGCCCCGGCGGCCTCCCAGTCGAGCAGATCGGCGCCGGCGGACCCAGCTGGTTCGTCCACGACGGACTCGGCTCGACCATCGGCCTGCTCAACGCGGTCGGTGCGGTGACCGGCCGCTACGACTACACCCCGTACGGCGTGGCCACATTCACGGGAACGACGTCCACGCCGCTGCAGTTCACCGGCCAGTACACCGACACCGAATCCCACCTGCTCTACCTGCGCGCCCGCTACTACGACCCCGCCACCGCGCTGTTCCTGACCGTCGATCCGCTCGTCGACCGGACCGGGACGCCCTACGCCTACGCCGGGGACAACCCGCTCGTTGCTATCGACCCGACGGGGCTGGGGTTCTGGGACATCGTCACCGACGTCGGTGAAGCGGTCGTCATCGGCGCGGTGGACATCGGTGAAGAGTTCCTCACCGATGGTGCGGCCACGCCCTTCCTCGCCGAGGAAGACTCCGCCATCGCGGCCGGATTCTCCGCCCTGCGCGGCCTGATCGGCGGGTACGCCAAAGCCGAGGTGCTCGGCAACACGATCAACGACCTCGGCTGCGACTCCGGCGGATCCGCGGCCGCCGCCGGCGGCGTCTGCACCCTCCGAGACGACGACGGCAACGTACAGTACGTCGGCCGCACCAACAACTTCGGAAAGCGGCAGTCCGCACAAGATCCGCCCGATCAGCCTGCGGAACGGCAACCTCGGAAAGTACCTGGAAGCAGCCTGCAAGTTCATTGGAGAGCTCGGATGACCCGCAGGGGAGCCAAGCAGAAGTACGTCGAAGGCGACTGGGTGGCTGTTCCACTCGTGGGCGGCGGTTACGCCCTCGGCGTCATCGCTCGCACTACGAAGAAGTCGCAATCGACGCTTTTCGGCTACTTCTTCGGGCCGAAACGGGAGACGCTTCCGTCGCTTTCGGATGCCGAGGGGTTGCGGCGGGAAGATGCTCTGTGGACGAGTGTGTTCGGTGATGTCGGGCTGTACGACGGCAGCTGGGTTGTCCTCGGCAGGTTGGCGGACTGGGACAGGGACGCGTGGCGGATGCCGGCGTTTGTACACCGGGACAGCCTGGTCGGACTGTTCAGCCTGGTCGAATACCCGGGTGATGACCCGGGCGAACGGCCGAGCCGCCGCAGGATCACCGAAGAGGAAGCCCGTGGCTTGCCAGAGTCGGGGAGTGCCGGGTCAGGGTTTGTCGAACAACGCCTGACAAAGCTGCTTTCCTGA